One region of Anaeromyxobacter paludicola genomic DNA includes:
- a CDS encoding integration host factor subunit alpha, whose protein sequence is MTKADIIESVYEKVGFSKKEAAEIVEMVFDTIKETLERGEKIKISGFGNFIVRDKKSRVGRNPQTGEEIEISARRVLTFRPSQVLKNALNASAEAEAAAAAQAAAAAAQQEKPSQG, encoded by the coding sequence GTGACCAAGGCCGATATCATCGAGAGCGTCTACGAGAAGGTCGGCTTCTCCAAGAAGGAAGCCGCTGAGATCGTCGAGATGGTCTTCGACACCATCAAGGAGACGCTCGAGCGCGGGGAGAAGATCAAGATCTCCGGGTTCGGCAACTTCATCGTGCGGGACAAGAAGTCGCGGGTCGGCCGCAATCCCCAGACTGGCGAGGAGATCGAGATCTCCGCCCGTCGCGTGCTCACGTTCCGGCCGAGCCAGGTGCTCAAGAACGCCCTCAACGCCAGCGCCGAGGCCGAGGCTGCAGCGGCCGCCCAGGCTGCGGCGGCTGCCGCGCAGCAGGAGAAGCCCTCGCAAGGCTGA
- the pheS gene encoding phenylalanine--tRNA ligase subunit alpha, translating into MPDPTGQLQALAEAARTAIAAAPDERALEDLRVRYLGKKGELSQVLRGMGQLPPEERPRVGEVVNRVRDEVEGLLARRQEGLAQEKLEAELRGPALDVTLPGRRLVPRGHRHPVTRAMDDIAAIFSRLGYEVASGPEIELDWFNFEALNIPADHPARDMQDTFYVDGGTLGPSARPGVLLRTHTSPVQVRSMQRAGQPPLRVICPGRVYRSDYDQTHSPMFHQVEGLCVDRGVTFADLKGTLAAYARAFFGPGTRTRFRPSYFPFVEPGAEVDVSCSICGGTGRRDGKRCGTCKETGWLEVLGAGMVHPKVLANGGFDPAQVSGFAFGFGVERMAMLRSGIDDLRLFFENDLRFLEQF; encoded by the coding sequence GTGCCGGATCCCACAGGTCAGCTCCAGGCGCTCGCCGAGGCGGCGCGGACGGCCATCGCCGCCGCGCCCGACGAGCGGGCCCTGGAGGACCTCCGCGTCCGCTACCTCGGCAAGAAGGGTGAGCTGTCCCAGGTCCTCCGGGGCATGGGGCAGCTCCCGCCCGAGGAGCGGCCCCGCGTCGGCGAGGTCGTCAACCGCGTCCGCGACGAGGTCGAGGGGCTCCTGGCGCGCCGCCAGGAGGGGCTCGCCCAGGAGAAGCTCGAGGCCGAGCTGCGCGGCCCCGCGCTCGACGTGACGCTGCCGGGCCGCAGGCTCGTGCCGCGCGGGCACCGCCACCCCGTCACGCGCGCGATGGACGACATCGCGGCCATCTTCTCCCGCCTCGGCTACGAGGTGGCGAGCGGCCCCGAGATCGAGCTCGACTGGTTCAACTTCGAGGCCCTCAACATCCCGGCGGACCACCCCGCCCGCGACATGCAGGACACCTTCTACGTGGACGGCGGCACCCTCGGCCCCTCCGCGCGGCCGGGCGTGCTGCTCCGCACCCACACCTCGCCGGTGCAGGTCCGCTCGATGCAGCGGGCCGGCCAGCCGCCGCTGCGGGTCATCTGCCCGGGCCGGGTGTACCGCTCCGACTACGACCAGACCCACAGCCCCATGTTCCACCAGGTCGAGGGGCTCTGCGTCGATCGGGGCGTCACCTTCGCCGACCTGAAGGGCACGCTCGCCGCCTACGCCCGCGCCTTCTTCGGCCCGGGCACGCGGACGCGCTTCCGCCCGAGCTACTTCCCGTTCGTGGAGCCGGGCGCCGAGGTGGACGTCTCCTGCTCCATCTGCGGCGGCACCGGCCGGCGCGACGGCAAGCGCTGCGGCACCTGCAAGGAGACCGGCTGGCTCGAGGTGCTCGGGGCCGGCATGGTCCACCCCAAGGTGCTCGCCAACGGCGGCTTCGATCCGGCGCAGGTGTCCGGCTTCGCCTTCGGCTTCGGCGTGGAGCGCATGGCCATGCTCCGCTCCGGGATCGACGACCTGCGCCTCTTCTTCGAGAACGACCTCCGGTTCCTCGAGCAGTTCTAG
- the pheT gene encoding phenylalanine--tRNA ligase subunit beta has product MRISYKWLSEYVSLPAPDELARRLTAVGLEVEAVERVGAELAGVVTARIVASDPHPNAEKLSVTRVDAGGPEPLQVVCGAKNYRVGDVVPLATVGAKLPGGVEIKKAKLRGVESFGMLCSARELGLSADAAGLLILPAETAPGQPIAAALGLDDVLLEVNVTPNRPDALSHLGIAREVAALLGTPVRPPRAALAEAGGPASDAVKVRIEAPEKCRRYAARVVEGVTIGPSPAWLARRLESCGVRSISNVVDATNYVLLELGHPLHAFDLDQVAGAEIVARAARPGERMTTLDGKERALDPDDLVIADRDRASALAGVMGGGDSEISQGTTRVLVESAWFAPATVRRTGKRHGLHTEASHRFERGADPGMVLPALDRCAALIAELGGGKVRPGVVDAHPRPHQRAEVRLSFDRPAALLGMPVPRAEAERILAGLGFEARDAGADGATFLVPSWRVDVSGEEDLVEEIVRTVGYDAIPETLPPLAGVTPSRPRDAEALDRAREALEAAGFCEAVNFSFVAEKELAAVSSAAPIALRNPISADLAVMRTALVPSLLKNAAHNLRQRVGDVRLYEAARVYAPHPEGAAPADGPDGAPAHEAWRLAAVLAGRRSPLGWSAGSEAADFYDLKAAVEGLLEALGVARAGFRSGGPSWLHPRSAATVLAGGRELGHLGELHPRVSEAFELPRGVLAFELDLAALASLARIVPGYRPVPRFPAVLRDLAVVVAEEVPAGEVLRCVRAEPLVEEVTLFDVYRGAPLAAGKKNLAMALRYRLPERTLTDAEADAAHQRILERLAADPAVKAELRTS; this is encoded by the coding sequence ATGCGCATCTCCTACAAGTGGCTCTCCGAGTACGTCTCCCTGCCGGCCCCCGACGAGCTGGCCCGCCGGCTCACGGCCGTGGGGCTCGAGGTCGAGGCGGTGGAGCGGGTGGGCGCCGAGCTGGCCGGCGTCGTGACCGCGCGCATCGTCGCCTCCGACCCGCACCCCAACGCCGAGAAGCTCTCGGTCACCCGCGTGGACGCGGGCGGCCCGGAGCCGCTCCAGGTGGTCTGCGGGGCGAAGAACTACCGCGTCGGCGACGTGGTGCCGCTCGCGACCGTGGGCGCGAAGCTGCCCGGCGGCGTGGAGATCAAGAAGGCGAAGCTCCGCGGGGTCGAGTCCTTCGGCATGCTCTGCTCGGCCCGCGAGCTCGGGCTCTCGGCCGACGCCGCGGGGCTCCTGATCCTCCCGGCCGAGACCGCGCCCGGCCAGCCCATCGCGGCGGCGCTCGGGCTCGACGACGTGCTGCTCGAGGTGAACGTCACCCCGAACCGCCCCGACGCGCTCTCGCACCTCGGCATCGCGCGCGAGGTCGCCGCGCTGCTCGGCACGCCGGTGCGGCCGCCCCGGGCCGCGCTCGCCGAGGCGGGCGGCCCGGCCTCGGACGCGGTGAAGGTCCGGATCGAGGCGCCGGAGAAGTGCCGCCGCTACGCCGCGCGCGTGGTGGAGGGCGTGACGATCGGCCCGTCGCCGGCGTGGCTCGCCCGGCGGCTCGAGTCCTGCGGCGTCCGCTCCATCTCCAACGTGGTGGACGCGACCAACTACGTGCTCCTCGAGCTGGGCCACCCGCTCCACGCCTTCGACCTCGACCAGGTGGCCGGGGCCGAGATCGTGGCGCGCGCCGCCCGGCCGGGCGAGCGGATGACCACGCTCGACGGCAAGGAGCGGGCGCTCGATCCCGACGACCTCGTCATCGCCGACCGCGACCGGGCGAGCGCCCTCGCCGGCGTGATGGGCGGCGGCGACTCCGAGATCTCCCAGGGCACGACGCGCGTGCTGGTGGAGTCGGCCTGGTTCGCGCCGGCCACGGTGCGGCGCACCGGGAAGCGGCACGGCCTGCACACCGAGGCCTCCCACCGCTTCGAGCGCGGCGCGGACCCGGGCATGGTGCTCCCGGCCCTCGACCGCTGCGCCGCCCTCATCGCCGAGCTCGGCGGGGGGAAGGTGCGCCCGGGCGTGGTGGACGCGCACCCCCGGCCGCACCAGCGCGCCGAGGTGAGGCTCTCCTTCGACCGGCCGGCGGCGCTGCTCGGCATGCCGGTCCCGCGCGCCGAGGCGGAGCGGATCCTGGCCGGGCTGGGCTTCGAGGCCCGCGACGCGGGCGCGGACGGCGCGACCTTCCTCGTCCCGAGCTGGCGCGTGGACGTGTCCGGCGAGGAGGATCTCGTCGAGGAGATCGTCCGCACCGTCGGCTACGACGCCATCCCGGAGACCCTCCCGCCGCTCGCCGGCGTCACCCCGTCGCGCCCCCGCGACGCCGAGGCGCTCGACCGGGCGCGCGAGGCGCTCGAGGCGGCCGGCTTCTGCGAGGCGGTGAACTTCAGCTTCGTCGCCGAGAAGGAGCTCGCCGCGGTGAGCTCCGCCGCGCCGATCGCGCTGCGGAACCCGATCAGCGCGGACCTGGCGGTGATGCGGACGGCGCTCGTCCCGTCGCTCCTCAAGAACGCGGCCCACAACCTGCGCCAGCGGGTCGGCGACGTGCGGCTCTACGAGGCCGCCCGCGTCTACGCGCCCCACCCCGAGGGCGCGGCCCCGGCGGACGGGCCCGACGGCGCCCCCGCGCACGAGGCCTGGCGGCTCGCCGCCGTGCTGGCCGGCCGGCGCAGCCCCCTCGGCTGGAGCGCGGGCTCGGAGGCGGCCGACTTCTACGATCTCAAGGCGGCCGTCGAGGGGCTCCTCGAGGCGCTCGGCGTCGCCCGGGCCGGCTTCCGGAGCGGCGGCCCGTCGTGGCTCCACCCGCGCAGCGCCGCCACGGTGCTCGCGGGCGGACGGGAGCTCGGCCACCTGGGCGAGCTCCATCCTCGGGTCTCCGAGGCCTTCGAGCTGCCGCGCGGGGTGCTGGCGTTCGAGCTCGACCTCGCCGCCCTGGCGTCGCTCGCCCGCATCGTCCCCGGGTACCGGCCGGTGCCGCGCTTCCCGGCCGTGCTGCGCGATCTGGCGGTGGTGGTCGCGGAGGAGGTCCCGGCCGGTGAGGTGCTGCGCTGCGTCCGCGCCGAGCCGCTCGTCGAGGAGGTGACCCTCTTCGACGTCTACCGCGGCGCGCCGCTGGCCGCGGGCAAGAAGAACCTGGCGATGGCCCTCCGGTACCGGCTGCCCGAGCGCACGCTCACCGATGCCGAGGCCGACGCGGCCCACCAGCGGATCCTGGAGCGGCTCGCCGCCGACCCGGCCGTCAAGGCCGAGCTCCGGACGAGCTAG
- the rplT gene encoding 50S ribosomal protein L20 — protein MRVKKGFKARRRRNRVLKLAKGFRGRRKNCYKRANQAVERALNYSTRDRRRRRREFRSLWITRINAAARLNGTSYSKLVSALAKAGVALDRKVLADLALFVPGDFAQVVKSVQA, from the coding sequence ATGCGCGTCAAGAAGGGTTTCAAGGCTCGTCGCCGTCGTAACCGCGTACTGAAGCTCGCGAAGGGCTTCCGCGGCCGCCGCAAGAATTGCTACAAGCGCGCCAACCAGGCCGTCGAGCGCGCCCTCAACTACAGCACCCGCGATCGCCGCCGCCGCCGCCGCGAGTTCCGCTCGCTCTGGATCACCCGCATCAACGCCGCGGCCCGCCTCAACGGCACGAGCTACTCCAAGCTCGTCTCGGCGCTCGCCAAGGCCGGCGTGGCGCTCGACCGCAAGGTGCTCGCGGACCTCGCGCTCTTCGTCCCGGGCGACTTCGCCCAGGTCGTGAAGTCGGTGCAGGCCTAG
- the infC gene encoding translation initiation factor IF-3 produces MNPRDTRSQRDARTNRRIKAREVRVVGPTGEQLGVLPIDQALARAQAEGMDLVEVSPMAKPPVCKIMDYGRFKYLEKKKQNEAKKKQVVVQLKEVKLRPRTEEHDYDVKVRKIREFLAESNKARVTVTFRGREMSHRELGQKVLQRVIEDMKDVAVIEAAPRMEGRQMFMILAPNPKMLQAQRDRARAAEAKGAAAAAGAASPAPQAAAQPAAAPRPETPAEAPRPPAVEQQ; encoded by the coding sequence GTCGTCGGCCCCACCGGGGAGCAGCTCGGCGTCCTGCCGATCGATCAGGCGCTGGCGCGCGCCCAGGCCGAAGGGATGGACCTCGTCGAGGTCAGCCCGATGGCCAAGCCGCCCGTCTGCAAGATCATGGACTACGGGCGCTTCAAGTACCTCGAGAAGAAGAAGCAGAACGAGGCGAAGAAGAAGCAGGTCGTGGTGCAGCTCAAGGAGGTGAAGCTGCGCCCGCGCACCGAGGAGCACGACTACGACGTCAAGGTGCGCAAGATCCGCGAGTTCCTCGCCGAGTCCAACAAGGCGCGCGTGACCGTGACCTTCCGCGGCCGCGAGATGAGCCACCGCGAGCTCGGGCAGAAGGTGCTGCAGCGGGTCATCGAGGACATGAAGGACGTGGCCGTCATCGAGGCCGCGCCCCGCATGGAAGGGCGCCAGATGTTCATGATCCTGGCCCCGAACCCGAAGATGCTCCAGGCCCAGCGCGATCGCGCCCGGGCGGCGGAGGCCAAGGGCGCCGCCGCTGCCGCCGGCGCGGCGTCCCCGGCCCCGCAGGCCGCCGCCCAGCCCGCGGCCGCCCCTCGCCCCGAGACGCCGGCGGAGGCCCCGCGCCCCCCGGCGGTCGAACAGCAGTAA
- the rpmI gene encoding 50S ribosomal protein L35, whose protein sequence is MPKLKTKSAAKKRFQVKKSGAVKFRRAGVRHLATFGKTKKQKVGLRGTSHLTDEDAKKIKECFPYAR, encoded by the coding sequence ATGCCCAAGCTGAAGACGAAGAGCGCCGCGAAGAAGCGGTTCCAGGTGAAGAAGAGCGGCGCGGTGAAGTTCCGCCGGGCCGGCGTCCGGCACCTCGCCACGTTCGGCAAGACCAAGAAGCAGAAGGTCGGCCTGCGCGGCACGAGCCACCTCACGGACGAGGACGCCAAGAAGATCAAGGAGTGCTTCCCCTACGCCCGGTAG